In Thermoplasmata archaeon, the genomic stretch CGCATCGCGCGGTAGGGGAGCTTCTTCTTGAACGGCGAGGCCCCGATGAAGTCGTACTCCTGGCACGGCGCTTCGCCGCACGTCTCGTGGACGCCCAGGGACCAGAAAGGCGTCCCGCACTTCGCGCACGTTTGCCGCGTGAAGCCTTGCGTCCGGAAGAGCTCGACCTCGTACTCGCTCTCGGGCATTCAGGCCTCCGAAGGGACGGCGGGGCATAAAGGTTCCCGGGTGGCGGAATTCTCCCGGTGACCGCGCCCGGGTCACGGGCTACGTGAGGCTCGGCCCGAACCGAGACCAAGGTCTTATCTGCGCCCGGGTCGATGCCGCCGCCGGAGGGATTCTGTGCAGCCAGGCATGGCAAGCAAGCGCCCGATCGAGCGTCCGATCCCGGGGTTCATCCTGTCCCTCCTCGGCGGGCTCTTCGTCACCGCGGGCGGAGTCTACGGCATCCTGAACATCGGGAACTACTACTACGGCTACGCTTCCTACGATGTGTACAGCGTCATCAGCTTGGTGCTGGGGACCGCGCTCCTTGTGGGTGCGGCGCTCCTCTTCCTGGCACCCCAGTACCGAATCGCTTGGGGCGTCACGATCCTCGTGTTCGCCGTCGCGAGCCTGATGACCCTCTACGGTCCGTGGGCCATCTTCGTCTTCGTCGGCGTGCCCCTGGCCCTCGTCGGCGGTTCCCTGGCGATCGCCTGGAAGCCCCTCGCCGGATTGGGATTCGAGGACTACCGGACCTGCCTCGCGTGCGGACGCCACGTCCGCGCCCACTACCCCGTCTGCCCCTTCTGCGGCGCTCACGCCGGGAGCGCTCCCCCGGAGCCGGCCTCGCCCGGCGCGCCCTGAG encodes the following:
- a CDS encoding DUF6114 domain-containing protein; this translates as MASKRPIERPIPGFILSLLGGLFVTAGGVYGILNIGNYYYGYASYDVYSVISLVLGTALLVGAALLFLAPQYRIAWGVTILVFAVASLMTLYGPWAIFVFVGVPLALVGGSLAIAWKPLAGLGFEDYRTCLACGRHVRAHYPVCPFCGAHAGSAPPEPASPGAP